GAAAGAGAGACACAAGAATAAAGTCAAAGAATGACAACGAGAAAATATAggtagagaaaaaaatgaaacgagACAGGTAGAAAAAAGAGATACTAGAAACAAACGCAaatgatgaaaataaaaaaaattacatgaaACAAGAAATATCATTTAGTCGCACTCTTCCTTGAGGATTGGTACGGCAGAACTTTGATTCATTTAGTAATTCACCTATTTATATTGAAGTATGTTATATGCCTTCAATGATGCATTACAGGACTACGTTGagaaccccccccctcccccctgtgGTGTAAACAGGGGTTGGCAAATCGGGCCCATGCCCAATTCACCAACCCATGGTTACATTCCCTTCCTCCTGCGAATTTTCTCCTCCGTGGCTTACCGAGCGAAAATTCACCAATTTAAGGGGGTGCCTCCTCCCCTTTCAAAATCAAAGAGGTGGCCCTCCCTTGAAAAAATTCCTGCCTAAGCTCCTGCCTATCCCCGCTTCATCTTTTTGCCCTCTCATTAATCACACAAACAGGTGGTGGAGATGGTTAGGGCAGTTTGCAGGTTTGGGCACAGCCGATTCTAGTTCAGCTGGGGGAAAAACGGTCAATACATTCGTTCAACACAGCAAGTTTATTTAATCACGTGTTGAAGGTGGAGATACAGTTCAGCACAAACGTCATGTCGTATGGACATATGTATAGCTTCATATCGAACTTTAGAGTCATTGAAGATATTTCATATTATCACTTATTTATTACGCTTCACCAAGACATAGGAAAGTAGCGGTCACAGTCAAGCTACATTTTGCGGGCTCTCAGCACTTCTTTTTTGCCTTTGCGTGTTctattaaaaaaagagaaataaccAGTACGTTATTGCTTTTTTACGCTCTAAAGGCATTTGAATGTTAAGAGAAGCAATTTAACAAGATATACAGGCGTGATAGGTATCCAGGGGTCATATACTTTGCTTGACTGATAAGTAAATTATTAGGTTGGGCGAATCATGCATCCTTATCAAGCAAACACCTACGTGCAGATGCAGCAACGTCTGCAATACTTATTCCTTCCAGCATTGGCAGAACTATGTAACATTAAAATGCGGCACACGATCACTCGGCAACATTAAAAACTGACTCTGCACTCCAAAACGAGCCCCACCCTCTTCTTTCCTATTCTTTTCCCCATACTACCAGTAAAACGAGAATTGAATGTTTAATTGAGCATATCTCCACTGCGCGTGTCATTAAAACCAGTTCAGTTTTTCAAGCAAACAGAAATGCATTAGAAAAAAACTTTGTGATCAATGGTGGTTCAGTGGCCAAAAACGCCAGCCGTTGCAGCATTGGCGGAGATCGTTTAGTAAACCTAGAAACATTAATATTTCCCTCTCCCCTCGTGAAGGCCAGTTTTTGCATGTTCCGCATCAACCTGAGGTATAAAAGCTCACTCATCCCCAGCACAGATCAGACGCTTCTGCTCCTCGATCACACAAAGGCCATCACCATGGTAAGTGACCGCATGCTCTATTTGACTTGCTGCGAAATCCTCGATGAACTAAGAACCACTACGATTGTATCACGCTATAGATATCAGATAATGCAACACACGCACTTTCAGAACATTGTTATCAATAACTAATAACTTAATTATGTATAGCCATAATTATAACACTCAAATATTCTATAAATTATTGCACCAATCTTTCTCCAACGTTTAGGTCAATTCAACAATTCCAGACTTTTAAGTTTGAATATCAATATCTAGTTTTTAACGTGGTGAAGCTACCACATGATTAAGAAACGAAAGTTAAGCAGTCCACTCCGGGAGATTCAGATTATCCGGTGTTCTCTAATGTTCACAGACATCGAACAGCACATGGGCCTCTTTTCGCCTACATCTGAATGCGACTGACGCAGCCGCTATGAAACACAGAgtcttttgattaccagccgtgCACCGTAATCACTACATCAGCATGGTGGCCAGACTCTTATGATTTATAGTTACATATGAATTAcgggcaagcgggttagggggagacagaaagttaggtggcaGATGTGATTAAAAAGtgtgcgggtatgaattggcagcagcaagcacaggatcgcgttaactggcggaacatggagaggcctttgtcctgcagtggacgtagtcaggctgatgatgatgatgataaagatgATGGATTACGCATTATTAACATGCGTAATTCATATGCACTCCTCAAGCTGCCAAGAGCAGCTTTTTTTGGCCCCTGTCATTGTATAAGAAATTTTACAGTGGAAATAATCAATGAATAAATGAACATAAACTGCTACATAAATACACATATTTCACAACTGATTTTTCTTTCAGCTGCCCGCCTGCATCGTTTTTGCCTTGGCCACCAGCGCCTTCGCTGGCCACATTAGCCAGGGTGTTGGAGGTTACACCCTTGCCAGCAACCTTGGCTACGGCGTTGGCTACGGCAACCTCGGTTATGCTGGCCTCGGCTATGGTGGCCTCGGCCTATCTCACTATGGTCTGTCGCACGGCGTTGGGTACTCTGGCTTGACCGGTTACGGCGTTGGCTACGGATTCGGCTATGCCGCTCCAGCCACCAGCTATGCTGTCGCTGCCCCAGCTGTCACCCGCACAATCTCCACCTACCAAGCTGCTCCAACCGTGACCGCTGTTCACGCCGCTCCAGCCGTGACTGCTGTCCACGCCGCCCCAGCTGTCGCCACCTTCGCTGCTGCCCCAGCTGTCACCAAGGTTGTTCAGGCCACCCCAGCTGTTACCTACGCTGCTGCCCCAGCCGTGACCCGGGTTGTTCAGTCCACCCCAGCTGTCACCTACGCAGTGGCACCAGCCGTCACTCGCGTTGCCACCTACGCTGCTCCTACCGTTACCAAGGTTGTCCAATCTGCTCCAGTTGTCGCTGCGGCTCCAGCTGTCACCTATGCTGCTGCTCCAGCTGTCACTCGCGTTGCCACCTACGCCGCCCCAACCGTGACGAAGGTTGTGCAGTCCACCCCAGTCGTCGCTGCGGCCCCAGCTATCGCCACCTACGCTGCTGCCCCAGCAGTGACCACTGTCCACCACGCTGCTCCAGCTGTTGCCACCGTTGCCCACGCTGCTCCCGCCGTGGCCACTTACAGTGTCGCCCACGCCACCCCAGCCATTGCTACCTACGGCATTGCTCACGCCGCTCCAGCCTACTACAGCTACGGCATTGGCTCACTCGGCTACGGTTCTGGCAGCTACGATTACGGCCATGGACTCCTCGGCTACGGTCTCAACTATGGCTATGGTCTTGGCTCTCCTCTAAGCTACGCTACCCTTCTCCGCAAGAAGAAGTGTAAGTTCAGTTATCTCGAAAGCCAGTCTTTCTATTTTAATTTTTTCTTAATGTAAATGAGCTTCTATAATAACAATCCCTTTCTTATTTTCAGAAATGACCGTCTTCAGAATCTTCGCAAGGAAGAGAAGAGTGAAAGTTACAGAGGAATTTGTTTTCATTGGTGTTTAAAATTTATTTATTCCCACCACAGAATAAATAGAGTGCATTTAATTTCCTGACTTGTTTACTGGTGTATATTTTCTCTCGTTCCGAGGGATCTCGAAATGTGGTGCAACGCGAAAACCAACAGCAAATCTTGCAGTATCAAAATTATTTTGTTAATGTGACCCTTTCACTATTGTTAGGGCAGCATGGTTGTTAGCACTATATCTTAAGCTCTGTTTTCTAAAGAGATGTGCAGTGCGTGTTTTTTGAAATTTTATTTCAACACAGCCTGTTTTAGTCAGACAAATTGTATAGGACAAAAAATGATAAAGTCAACCTAAATAAATGGAGGATACTGAGGTTTTGTGACCCGTATAACGGTTGTTTATTTAATGTTCGGGTGGCAGTAGTTTGCGAAGTTGATAAGAAAGAGCAGCGTGTGAAACATAAAAAAGCTCAGAGCCTTGTTAGAGCATCCTTATGTTAGTTAATAGGCGTCTCATTTTTCGTCTTTATGAGCCTTTTCGTCTCTTTCAGCTTGAAACTTTTGTTGCTATGTGCCGTCGCTTCGCTTAAGATGCCATGCAAATTTGGTGACTGCCTTACGTAACTTTCCCTGGCACGCTGTTATGAGCCTTCCCTAAGTAACAATTTTTTGCTAATTGAACTACGGCTTGTTACGAGGTGAAACAAAAACTGGCGACAGCGAAATATAGTGTACAATGAAGCACTTGGCCAGCCAAATTTAACGAATTCTTGATTGCCTCGCACTCGGTGCTTCGAGCCCTTGCACCAGCCCTTTTTTCGTCTGACTGGGTCACACTACCTGGCTGGCGCCATTCATGGTAGCTTACTGCAGTATGTGCCCTAAAAGAACAGTACAGAGAACAATTTTCGTACTTGCCGGTAATACTCTACCGCAATGCCACAGCGGGAGTCTTGTGttgctctcttttctttcttactgCAAGAGACATGTATTCGATGACATGGCGGTAAGCGAAGCATCAGGTTATACCCCTGTGCACATAGGTCTGCGATTGAAGTGGGTGAGGGATGTCAATGGCAccttgtcacaggtcccgttaattagcgaggcaatcgccgggctgattccgagggccgaagtatcggccctccgaactACACCATGAAAGCACGGACAATTCAGATGTGGTCCTATTTGATGCGCCagcagacgccagctgtggcccgaTGAACTAGTCggagctgagagttgataaacaaaacaaaagtgtATTCTCAAACATTGAAGAttaaacgatacacaaatatgcaaaCTCGACATATATGAATACGATATcacaccaatcaaacaacgtactacactgtacaatcagctacactcgaaatAATGGACACCTCCCTCGTTCCTACTTAGCTGCTATTTTTTCCTTGGgcctctcagctgccaacttcTGTCTCTCAagctcagctgctttttccgctttggctctttcaaccgccaacctttcttttttcagctctgcttccttttcttccttggccttctctttttcttcctttttcttctggctgacaCACTTTCATATTTCGGTGCCAGAAGGACCCAtgttctcaccaagagctacaaACTTCTCCAGATCCATGGTGCCTCTCTGACACACTTTCATTTTTCGGGGCCAGAAAGActcatcttctcaccaagagctactaacttctcCAGATCCATGGTGCCTCTCAAATAAAATTCTAGCCGCGTGCACATGACATCTGTCAACTCAGTCTATCGAAACACTCTCTGCACGCTcattaacgagaacactgagcaagcCACAAAAACTGTTCCGATTGCACTaccaacaactcgaggctctttctcactacttttgACACACTGTGCATtaaaaaggtcctgtcgcggacgtcAGAATAATCGCCACATGTCCCATTATTAGGGAgccaatcgccgggctaattccaagagccaaCGTATCGGCCCCctaactgcaccacgaaagcgtagacaatttagaggtggtcctatttggcgcgccagcagacgccggctgtggcctaaagaacgagtcagagccgagagttgaaaaacaaaacaaaattatattcccAAATATGAGAGATCAAATGATACCAAAATATTCACACTCGACAATACTTGAATACGATATGACACAAATccaacaacgtactacacggtacaatcagcTCCACTCGAAACAACGAACACAAACAGCAagacgcgctacaatgcaatcacatgcatcgaacagccaggacccttaaagactaaagagttcaaaAACTTATTCAGTTCAAAGTCCTTAGAAGAAAGTGTCAATGATACTcatccaagaatcactcactcaaagtccagcgctgttgtcgataCGCAGCCCACGaattttctcttccaggaaacctcacgtcttgaattggccgctctccaagcacctaCAGTCTAAGGcgaaattacccgaaaaagaagtaacggagtccaataggcacgcgcgatgaacggatagaccgttgaagAGGAACCACAGAGGAAGGCATGCCGCGTGAAAACCACTTACCCCCGTAGTCACAAACGCCCCTCAACTAGACtgtcacccttcacttgacagagttgagcagtgcGCCACCGCCCGCCTgtaaattggccgccattgccatcGGCCTCCCAGTACGCTCGCTCTACGAGAGCTCCCCTGTCTTTGCCGCcatgatgagctccgggctggcGATATCAGGCTGAGagctcgtcgctgtgttgggagtcgtcaaaAACATGATGCGGCTTCTCGTAACGAGCTAGGTTGTAGTATATTTCGCGTGCCGTAAGTGCACGAGCACAAGcaggcggggctttcgctagcgtcggaactcagtgaCAATCGGTGGCCATTCAGTTGGCTTGCCCGTCAaacggtcgcaagcagctcggcgccgtccataggccgcggcggggcactcacgtttgcgcgctgcactcgcttcagcttgtggaaaagggccgcattaccgtcgatttctttggcgctagctccaaaccagctcggcggtCTTCGTAGcagcggccaagcgtacgctcgctctcctgttatAAGTTCGCTGGCGGAAGACACTCCGCGTACAACGCcttgtttggtctcgcgttcgcttgctcgagctgaacgacgtcgctcgcttagaacGCGCTGATATgctggcggcacggtggttcgcagaggtgtggctgcggccgccgctcctaagctgttgcgctacggggatctaaatgagtctttgacgatgtgtgacatcacggtgcaattattagcatgtcatatatcACGTCTGTTTTTATTTcatcttgcacgtatttctcatatggaTTCGTATTCATTCTCTGTCACGTGTGAGTCACTATttcacatacttattgtgcagccgtgtgcacacaccgtgctgaaggctgtgtgcgctggcatctgcgatgcctgtcatccatccatctctttcgtaagagcagcttcagaaggaatGTACGAAATacgaaggtaaagttatttgtgtgtcatattttacacgcatgttttcatattaacttgcacgtacttgtcatatgcgtgcatctttatCTTCTCGCACTTGTGTCTATCTATTTTTACAGTCTTATTGAACGTACAGCCATgcgaacacaacaggcagaaggctgcgtgtggTGGCGTCTGCAATGtttgtcatctatcgcttccgttggaggagcttcacaaggagtgaacaagaatGAGACTGGACTTGTATGCTTCACGaggaattcacttaaaagaatggagaaacttcatgtgtaggtgggaaaataaaagatttcgaggTCGGACTTTTGTCTTTAGTTGCCGTGGCTGCGAAAGCAATTACACATAGGTAGCTAACTACTTTTTTCGCGTGCtcttttctgcgctatttgttgctcactgcgcagaagaacaggcgaaaaaagtataaAGCCTGGTAGAAAATAACTTTTAAAAAATGTTTGAATTGAGCATAAAaattcatccgattggagtattcgAGTGGATACTCCAATCCGGCGAGGTGTAAATGTGAGCATCAACGGTTGCCCAGTGTGATGTAGTACCTTAAAAATGCGAgcctagcagacgacagcaccacatcatttagaagatgagaagaatgaaggggcattgcagcacgcccattaaaaaaagaagaggagacgctcgtggagaacgaagccgttcggacgccggcaagacgacgcaagggagcctagggcgaacccgcaactacgcgcgaggttcgaaaggccgggttcctgtcctcgagccattgacgtcctcggggcacggcgtgtcggcgtggccagcacgagttctcggtgagtggtcctgtggacatctccggtacggcgagcgccctcgaaagaccggagctgctgaccacgtctaccgagccgacgtcgctgacagcgtgcggctacgcctagacctggtgatatagacagtggtatgctgacctggcacccaagcgacgactgcatccgagcacgcaacgggtcccacttcaaggcatcGGGCTACgacacagactgtgagactggttactcttttcttttgtgtgtgaaccaCGCGCGTGTACGACTTACAGTACTGTACgcgcaatagttttttttgttcatccaatataactcccgtttgttttcctcactgtctcactcttcctcgcgtcacacgccttgctatgtgacgaacctaacacacgacatatctggcgtccgcgagacaggactactcttgttacatctaaggagagtatcacatcgcatatgcgtgtgtgacggtcgatgatggaggcagataagctgacggcgatcggaaaggaattggggttaagtggatcagcactaaaagaatggatggaccaagaacgcgcacgcgaaaaagaggcacgtgacgctcgtctggctgaacgaaatgccgcgaaagaagccgaggcagaggcagtcgctagattacaagcagagaaagaagttcttgagctcaagttaaggttgcatcagttaggtgcgacagcaggtagcacaactactgggcagcttaccgagggtgcgcctgtaggcaccacgcagagctaccgaagtccacataaactcatcccagcctttaacgaggaacgcgatgagctggacgcatatatacagcgatttgagcgcgtcgctactagtcaagactggccgcaagacaaatgggccttatcactaagcctttgcttgaccggagaggccttgagtgtagttggtaggatggcaccagaacatgccacggactacgtaacgttgaagaaaacgctactacaacgctttaggttcacagaagaaggctatcgGACGAAGTTTCGATCAGCCAAATCAGATAATTCTGAAACGGGCACGCAGTTTGCCGGGCGTCTATTAGGTTATTTTGACCATTGGCAAGAAATGGCCAAGACAGACCGGACCTACGATGCTCTGCGAGACAAAATTGTCTCGGAGCAGTTTCTCGCGCAATGCCATGAGAAACTCGCTGTGTTTCTTAAGGAAAGAAactgtgaaagccttgaaaaacttgcaGAGGCTACAGACCACTACTTGGAGGCCAAGGGGTTGATTAACCTTGGCAAATGTAAAGGCGATATCCTGAGCAAGCCTCCAGGTCAAACTCGAACGTCTGAGCGGCAAAATGACAAAGAGAGATCGCAGTGTTTCCTTTGCAACAAAAAGGGTCACAGAGCAGCTGATTGCTGGACCAACACAAAGGGCCCAGGTACAAAGCCACCCTTTTGTGGAAAAGGCCGCCGCACTGGGCATAAAACAGCTGACTGCTCCAAAAGGGCCAACAGCGTTGAGAAGGCCTCATGCTCTTTTCAACAAAGAGATGGAGCCAAGATAATTAATTCAGAGTCGCAGGCTTCCCTTTGTGTTCCTTATAGTCCGGAGTGCGCAGAAACGCGCCCAaccaagctgaaggaaaaatcgatgcccacgggcgaaggtgtactcgaaggatatcccgcaacagtactgcgagatatcggatgcgattcaatcattgtcaaaaggtctcttgtggcggatagcaagctgactggaaagatttcctcgatttacctcctggacggacggttgatgaagctgcctgaagcacacgtggaaattttttcaccgttcttcactggcaaaactcgagccctttgtATGGATACTCCTTTATATGATGTTGTCTTGGGAAATGTGGAAGGCGTTCGAGATGCTCACAATCCTGATAACGATTGGAAGAGCCGTCTTTAAACCCAGAACACTGCAGAAGAGTACTCTGGCGCGAAAAAATTCGGTTCTGCACACGGACCCTTGTATGCAAAGACTTCAACATCGgctgcaaggaaaacacgttgcaagacaaaagttgctgcagtaaaccgaaaggcaggaaatccacatctacttccggctccagttataaaccccttagacatcagcccacaggactttaaaaccaaacaggaggaagacagctgcctgcggaaatgcttcgaagccgtcaacaaagaggtcaagaccaggtttgctaaaatattgttcttcacGAAGAATGGTATCCTCTATCGCAAGTACACCCTTCACTCTAAGAGGCAGGTGAATCAGCTTGTGGTACCAAGGTGCCTCCGACAATTTGTTATGAAAATGGCCCACGAAGGCATCCTTTCGGGCCATCAGGGAATTAAACGAACTACCGACCGGGTACTCGAagagttctactggccaggggttcagtcagacatcacacgatttgttaaatcgtgtGATACATGTCAAAGGACTATTCCCAAGCATTTGGTGGGTCGTGTACCTCTCGGCAACACTCCTATAATTGACACCCCTTTCAAGAGAGTAGCCATTGATATTGTGGGTCCATTATCACCAATGTCAGAGGGCGGAAACAAGTACgtactgacaatggtggacatggcaacgcgttatcccgatgctgtagcactgccgagcattgagacggagaaagtcgctgaggcacttctggagatgttttctcgtgtaggtgtcccacgggagataatcagtgacagaggcacgtcattctcgtcacgcataatgaaggagctaagccgacttctctccttcaaacaattgccaacaaccccatatcatcccacggctaatggccttgtagagaggttcaacggtaccctgaaacaaatgataagaagaatgtgtcaggagtgtccgaagaaataggaccggtacctggcgcccttactcttcccttatcgcgaagttccccagtcgagcttaggcttctccccgttcgacttgctctacagccgttacgtcagaggtccCCTGGCAATATTGAAAGAAATATGGGCAGCTGATCATCTTGATGATGATTTAAAAACATCCTACGGGTACGTAGTCGAACTGCGGAATCGTCTTGAAGACACCTGCCATCTAGCAAaggaggagcttcagaaagcgaagCTAGTACAAAAGAAACATTATGACCAAAAGGCCAGACCACGTCAATTATCCCCTGGAGACaaagttctgcttctgcttccatcggataccaacaaattggttcTGACGTGGAAGGGACCCTTTAATGTCATTGAGAAGAGAAACGATGTCGACTATTTAATTGACCTCGGTACCAGAAGCACGCTATTCCATATAAACCTACTGAAGAAGTATGAGGAATGGCCGGTTGCACCACCGcatgaagcatcagctgtttgccGGGCGGATGACACCGAAAGCGACGAGCTACCATGCGTTCCATTCCAACGAAAGGAATACTGCTCCCAGTCTCATGCGCAAGCCGTATACTGCAACCATGCGAAGCTGCTTACTCTACAGTGAAGCGAGCGGCCCTGTCTGTTACGTGGTCGGTCCGGAAACTTCATATCTTCTTATTCGGACGCACATTCATTCTACATAGGGACCACAAACCGCTTGTGTACATCACGTCAGCCAAGCATGTGAACAGCTGCGTGTTACGGTGGAGCCTCATCTTTATGGAAGTGCTTAGATTACGTGGTCCGTTTGCCAACTCTGTGAGCAACGTCTGCATAAAGAATCGATGCTCAGTGGTATTAAAAGCTTTAGATGTAAACCTGACAGCGCAATACAAGTATCATGACGCTTTAGTTCTGTgacttgtgtcttttttttcctggtgtgtacttttgtgaccgaatgtgccaagtgtgcggggctcggaactgctatagtgtgcagcggtgcttacgtgtgtgtttccgtctgcgaaccaacgtgtccccagtgccctcaagttcttctaccggaagaactttcttaagtggggggtgatgtgatgtagtaccttaaaaatgcgagcctagcagacgacagaaccacatcatttagaagatgagaagaatgaaggggcattgcagcgcgcccattaaaaaaagaagaggagacgctcgtggagaacgaag
The sequence above is drawn from the Rhipicephalus microplus isolate Deutch F79 chromosome 3, USDA_Rmic, whole genome shotgun sequence genome and encodes:
- the LOC119160373 gene encoding uncharacterized protein LOC119160373, producing the protein MFRINLRYKSSLIPSTDQTLLLLDHTKAITMLPACIVFALATSAFAGHISQGVGGYTLASNLGYGVGYGNLGYAGLGYGGLGLSHYGLSHGVGYSGLTGYGVGYGFGYAAPATSYAVAAPAVTRTISTYQAAPTVTAVHAAPAVTAVHAAPAVATFAAAPAVTKVVQATPAVTYAAAPAVTRVVQSTPAVTYAVAPAVTRVATYAAPTVTKVVQSAPVVAAAPAVTYAAAPAVTRVATYAAPTVTKVVQSTPVVAAAPAIATYAAAPAVTTVHHAAPAVATVAHAAPAVATYSVAHATPAIATYGIAHAAPAYYSYGIGSLGYGSGSYDYGHGLLGYGLNYGYGLGSPLSYATLLRKKK